Proteins encoded in a region of the Streptococcus sanguinis genome:
- a CDS encoding MFS transporter: MKQSGFRLFLLIWIGSLISEIGSGMTSFALGVYIFQLTGLVSVSSFVTLCAFLPGLLVTPLAGILADRYDRRSLMALGDGLSGLGVLWIYFSLKNPALIFICIGAAISSLFSALVNPAFRATISDLLPEDQLSKATGLSQINGIARYLISPALAGMILASGHISTILLLDFSTIFVTVACTLLARRAIHTQVYSSDSRFWADFLKGFQIVYGKKGIWILVLAGTGFSFFLGTVQILLSPLVLAFADAETAGWVMTISSSGMLIGGLVLGIFAIKKHFHRMLCLSLFLLGLFMVGLGMKENFIWICSFGFLLFAALPFANTAIDYLVRININKADQGKVWGTIGIISQLGYVLAYAGMGWVADTLFKPSLTYFGWLANSVGKIIGVGGGRGYGLLFILSGISISIGAYLLSRARSVKELEYVSTLDKK; the protein is encoded by the coding sequence ATGAAACAATCAGGTTTTAGACTCTTTTTATTGATTTGGATTGGAAGCCTCATTTCAGAAATCGGCTCTGGTATGACTTCTTTCGCTTTAGGTGTTTATATCTTCCAGCTGACCGGTTTGGTTTCTGTTTCTTCTTTTGTTACCCTTTGTGCTTTCCTACCCGGTCTTTTGGTTACTCCTCTGGCTGGAATTCTGGCAGATCGCTATGACCGAAGATCGCTGATGGCCCTGGGAGATGGCCTGTCAGGCTTAGGAGTTCTCTGGATTTACTTTAGTCTTAAGAATCCTGCTTTGATTTTTATCTGTATCGGAGCTGCTATTAGCTCGCTCTTTTCAGCCTTGGTCAATCCAGCCTTTCGAGCTACAATTTCCGACTTGCTACCGGAGGATCAGTTATCAAAAGCAACTGGTTTGTCCCAGATTAATGGCATTGCTCGCTATCTGATTTCACCAGCCTTGGCTGGAATGATTTTGGCAAGTGGACATATCAGTACGATTCTGTTGCTGGACTTTTCAACCATTTTCGTGACAGTAGCCTGCACCTTGCTGGCTCGTAGGGCCATTCACACACAAGTTTATAGCAGTGATAGTCGTTTCTGGGCTGATTTCCTTAAAGGTTTTCAAATCGTCTATGGAAAAAAAGGCATCTGGATTTTAGTCCTAGCCGGAACAGGCTTTTCCTTCTTTCTGGGAACTGTCCAAATCCTGCTTTCTCCCTTGGTGCTGGCTTTCGCAGACGCCGAAACAGCCGGCTGGGTCATGACCATCTCCAGCAGCGGAATGCTGATAGGAGGCTTGGTTCTGGGGATATTTGCTATCAAAAAACACTTCCACCGTATGCTCTGTCTCTCTCTATTTCTACTGGGACTCTTCATGGTTGGGCTGGGAATGAAGGAAAACTTCATCTGGATTTGCAGCTTTGGCTTTCTCCTCTTTGCTGCCCTACCTTTCGCAAATACAGCCATTGACTATCTGGTCCGCATCAATATTAACAAAGCAGATCAAGGCAAGGTCTGGGGAACCATTGGGATTATTTCTCAGCTGGGCTATGTGCTAGCTTATGCTGGCATGGGTTGGGTCGCGGATACTCTTTTCAAGCCCTCGCTGACTTACTTTGGCTGGCTGGCAAATTCTGTCGGAAAAATCATCGGTGTTGGAGGAGGCAGAGGCTACGGTCTGCTCTTTATCCTATCCGGTATCTCTATCAGCATCGGTGCTTATCTGCTCTCCCGAGCACGTTCAGTAAAGGAGCTGGAATATGTTTCAACGCTTGATAAAAAATGA